The proteins below are encoded in one region of Lonchura striata isolate bLonStr1 chromosome 1, bLonStr1.mat, whole genome shotgun sequence:
- the CCM2 gene encoding cerebral cavernous malformations 2 protein has translation MEEEGKKGKKPGIVSPFKRVFLKGEKGRDKKAQEKVTERRPLHTVVVALPDRVEPDLLLHDYIEKEVKYLGQLTSIPGYLNPSSRTEILHLIDNAKRAHQLPGQLSPEHDAVISLSAYNIKLVWRDGEDLILRVPIHDIASVSYIRDDSAHLVVLKTAQDPGISPSQSLCAEGSKALTSGSLSESAGGPLECCCLVVLATENKVGAEELCSLLSQVFQIVYTESTIDFLDRAIFDGASTPTRHLSLHSDDSSTKVDVKEPFEADASTFSFADTLEAGDTSPSSFSAQPSPHVTTASESELSTTATELLQDYMMTLRTKLSSQEIQQFAMLLHEYRNGASIHEFCINLKQLYGDSRKFLLLGLRPFIPEKDSQHFENFLETIGVKDGRGIITDSFGRYRRSLGAASASNGTGAAGSSDEQSVPSEEDEWDRMISHISSDIEALGCSLDRDSS, from the exons ATGGAGGAGGAGGGCAAGAAGGGCAAGAAG cctggaaTCGTGTCCCCGTTCAAGCGAGTGTTCCTGAAGGGGGAGAAGGGCCGGGACAAGAAGGCTCAGGAGAAGGTGACGGAGCGGCGGCCGCTGCACACGGTGGTGGTGGCGCTCCCCGACCGCGTGGAGCCCGACCTGCTGCTCCACGACTACATCGAGAAGGAAGTCAAG TATTTAGGGCAGCTCACTTCCATCCCGGGGTACCTGAACCCCTCCAGCCGCACGGAGATCCTGCACCTGATCGACAACGCCAAG AGAGCCCaccagctcccagggcagctgagcccGGAGCACGACGCCGTCATCAGCCTCTCTGCCTACAACATCAAGCTGGTGTGGAGGGACGGGGAGGACCTGATCCTCAGGGTGCCCATCCACGACATCGCCTCCGTGTCCTACATCCGGGACGACTCCGCACACCTGGTGGTGCTCAAGACGG CCCAGGATCCCGGGATCTCGCCGAGCCAGAGCCTGTGTGCCGAGGGCTCCAAGGCGCTGACGTCGGGCTCGCTGTCGGAGAGCGCCGGGGGGCCCCTggagtgctgctgcctggtggTCCTGGCCACGGAGAACAAG GTGGGTGCCGAGGAGCTGtgctccctgctcagccaggtCTTCCAGATCGTTTACACCGAGTCCACCATCGACTTCCTGGACCGCGCCATCTTCGACGGCGCCTCGACGCCCACACGGcacctgtccctgcacagcg ATGACTCTTCCACCAAAGTGGACGTGAAGGAGCCCTTCGAGGCAGATGCCAGCACTTT TTCCTTTGCAGACACGCTGGAAGCGGGGGACACGTCCCCGTCCTCCTTCTCGGCACAGCCGTCCCCACACGTCACCACGGCCAGCGAGAGCGAGCTCAGCACCACAGCCACCGAGCTGCTCCAGGACTACATGATGAcg CTGCGCACGAAGCTGTCCTCGCAGGAGATCCAGCAGTTTGCCATGCTGCTGCACGAGTACCGCAACGGGGCCTCCATCCACGAGTTCTGCATCAACCTCAAGCAGCTCTACGGGGACAGCAggaaattcctgctcctgg GCCTGCGTCCCTTCATCCCCGAGAAGGACAGCCAGCACTTCGAGAACTTCCTGGAGACCATCGGGGTGAAGGACGGCCGCGGCATCATCACGGACAGCTTCGGCCGCTACCGCCGCTCGCTGGGCGCCGCCTCCGCCTCCAACGGCACCGGCGCCGCCGGCAGCTCCGACGAGCAGTCCGTGCCCTCGGAGGAGGACGAGTGGGACCGGATGATCTCCCACATCAGCAGCGACATCGaggccctgggctgcagcctggACCGGGACTCGTCCTGA
- the NACAD gene encoding NAC-alpha domain-containing protein 1 has protein sequence MAPGTAALGVSPLPTVTPGWGLRHSGVSPLSTVTPGWGLRHSGVSPLSAAPSPMPAPPPPMPAKDEARPPPEGASCEPGAAAAAAPGSPCRPPPGAEPLDARIVMGEETRSPPAEPRAAPPVPCPFPAPPKEPPPGRGPPPEPEPFFTAPSTPVRAGGARPPPPEEPAADGDSEGPCSPPTSPSGSYMTAEGGSWGSSGTASTSPSCSPNLPAEAEGLGEGEAEGLGGALLLPPGLGEPPAFPPLSPEEEDDEEEEDEDGPFAPPGCADDEDEDEEGQTPEEEEEEEGSALIPAALLPFRGSLLFQAEAVEISPRGPAEQEEEEEEDEGSTSASFLRSLSESSIPEGGDEAFAFRDDTDASSDSAAYDGDEDERLYGRERHAGGAATPPGARPASPGPAGVELHLRAGSPCRPAPGSPGTPPAPPGGRGELDGAAVPAVPAAVPIAAATEDSRAAPGHGTCPELAGPDPVPPAPELCARDPQSHRPGGSDGEPQGGPGGDSDGDNDLELSTGTAESAEGHSEPDSAATGLGTPTPLGEMDTVATSLGAPATLTSLDEMGAAASDVVTPETPSLMDTAATDLVTPVAPSLMDSVATSLGTPVTPTPLDEMDTAATSLGTPVTPSLMDSVATGLGTPTPLDEMDTAATSLETPVTPSLMDSVATDLVTPVTLTPLDEMDAAASDVVTPVAPSLMDSVATDLVTPVTLTPLDEMGAAATSPVTPSLPDKLDTVATAIVTPGTPTLLDELDDPVTASLMDSTATSLVAPNPSDAATPDVVALVTPNPPDERDTVAMDLVTPSPPDEPDTAATSLVTPVTPNPTHELDVTAPELVTPVPRSLLDKMEDVDAVLVTPVTSTLKDAVATDSVTSVTPALTAAAATSLVASVTAPALDESKAAAIDLGTPVPPAPMGTTDAAPVTPSMTDTADTEPVTPVTSTSQHNTAAVTTEAAPPGPPAAVPAPRPPARAVSPVPLAAGLAPSPESPAVPPCPLARAVLSQPPGDVPEGSGDAATAPAEALSPELPGTPSPGEPEEEEEEEEEEEAAAPAPPSPRFTASEREVFVGTPPAPPEPLPPPGAFLGRGAGPGVTAPLRGSPGVLPPAPQEPPGHAAGDPDAKVPPSPPAAPPEPQEDEEAVGGVAPSPPPAAGAQPGPPRPEPPKPRQVPPAAPAPGREPPPGPPLSRKHPEGPGAGRAPPRGSLQSESSSSSEAEAPRRPPAPQRCQPNHRGSGNESESNDESIPELEEPEGSELPPAQPQVPLGHALGPGEEPLSKAKQSRSEKKARKAMSKLGLRQIHGVTRITIRKSKNILFVISKPDVFKSPASDIYIVFGEAKIEDLSQQVHKAAAEKFKVPLEPSALVPDAAPALAIKEESEEEEEVDETGLEVRDIELVMAQANVSRPKAVRALRHNNNDIVNAIMELTM, from the exons ATGGCCCCGGGGACTGCGGCACTCGGGGTGTCCCCCCTCCCCACGGTGACCCCGGGGTGGGGGCTGCGGCACTCAGGGGTGTCCCCCCTCTCCACGGTGACCCCGGGGTGGGGGCTGCGGCACTCAGGGGTGTCCCCTCTCTCCGCAGCCCCCTCGCCGATGCCCGCGCCCCCCCCGCCGATGCCGGCCAAGGACGAGGCTCGCCCCCCGCCCGAGGGGGCCAGCTGcgagcccggcgccgccgccgccgccgctcccggttCTCCGTGCCGGCCGCcgccgggcgcggagccgctGGACGCGCGCATCGTGATGGGCGAGGAGACGCGCAGCCCCccggccgagccccgcgccgcgccccccGTGCCTTGCCCCTTCCCCGCGCCCCCCAAGGAGCCGCCCCCGGGCCGCGGCCCGCCGCCGGAGCCCGAGCCGTTCTTCACCGCCCCCTCCACGCCGgtgcgggcggggggcgcgcggccgccgccccccgAGGAGCCGGCGGCGGACGGGGACAGCGAGGGGCCGTGCTCGCCCCCCACGTCCCCCTCGGGCTCCTACATGACGGCCGAGGGCGGCAGCTGGGGCTCCTCGGGCACCGCCAGCACCTCCCCGTCCTGCTCGCCCAACCTGCCGGCCGAGGCCGAAGGCCTGGGGGAGGGCGAGGCCGAAGGTCTGGGgggggccctgctgctgccccccGGCCTGGGGGAGCCCCCGGCCttccccccgctgtcccccgaggaggaggatgatgaggaggaggaggacgaggacggtCCCTTCGCCCCGCCGGGCTGCgcggatgatgaggatgaggatgaggaagggcAGAcgccggaggaggaggaggaggaggagggctcGGCGCTGATCCCGGCGGCGCTGCTCCCGTTCCGCGGCAGCCTCCTCTTCCAGGCCGAGGCCGTGGAGATCTCGCCGCGGGGCCCCGccgagcaggaggaggaggaggaggaggatgaaggcaGCACCTCGGCGTCCTTCCTGCGCTCGCTGTCCGAGAGCTCCATCCCCGAGGGGGGGGACGAGGCCTTCGCCTTCCGCGACGACACCGACGCCTCCTCGGACTCGGCCGCCTACGACGGGGACGAGGACGAGCGGCTCTACGGCCGCGAGCGGCACGCGGGGGGCGCGGCGACCCcgcccggggcccgcccggcctcccccggccccgccggcgtCGAGCTCCACCTCCGGGCCGGCTCCCCgtgccgcccggccccggggtccccggggacacccccggCACCCCCCGGGGGGCGCGGGGAGCTGGACGGggccgctgtccccgctgtccccgctgctGTCCCCATCGCGGCGGCCACAGAAGATTCCAGAGCGGCACCGGGACACGGAAcgtgcccagagctggcagggcccGACCCTGTCCCCCCGGCCCCCGAGCTCTGTgcccgggacccccagagccACCGGCCGGGGGGGAGCGATGGGGAGCCCCAGGGTGGCCCTGGGGGTGACAGTGATGGTGACAATGACCTCGAGCTcagcactgggacagcagagagCGCTGAGGGCCACAGCGAGCCGGACTCGGCAGCCACCGGCCTGGGGACACCGACACCCCTGGGTGAGATGGACACTGTGGCCACCAGCCTGGGGGCTCCGGCGACACTGACATCTTTGGATGAGATGGGTGCTGCAGCCAGTGATGTGGTGACACCAGAGACACCCAGCCTGATGGACACTGCAGCCACTGACCTGGTGACACCAGTGGCACCCAGCCTGATGGACTCGGtggccaccagcctggggacaccggTGACACCGACACCCCTGGATGAGATGGACActgcagccaccagcctggggacaccagTGACACCCAGCCTGATGGATTCTGTGGCCACTGGCCTGGGGACACCAACACCCCTGGATGAGATGGACActgcagccaccagcctggAGACACCAGTGACACCCAGCCTGATGGACTCTGTGGCCACTGACCTGGTGACACCGGTGACACTGACACCCCTGGATGAGATGGACGCTGCAGCCAGTGATGTGGTGACACCAGTGGCACCCAGCCTGATGGACTCTGTGGCCACTGACCTGGTGACACCAGTGACACTGACACCCCTGGATGAGATGGGtgctgcagccaccagcccgGTGACACCCAGCCTGCCTGACAAGCTGGACACTGTGGCCACTGCCATAGTGACACCAGGGACACCAACCCTGCTGGACGAGCTGGATGATCCAGTGACAGCCAGCCTAATGGACAGCACGGCCACCAGCCTGGTGGCACCCAACCCGTCAGATGCTGCAACCCCTGATGTCGTGGCGTTGGTGACACCCAACCCCCCAGATGAGCGTGACACCGTGGCCATGGACCTGGTGACACCGAGCCCCCCAGATGAGCCCGACACTGCGGCCACCAGCCTGGTGACACCAGTGACACCGAACCCAACACATGAGCTGGATGTCACGGCCCCTGAGCTGGTGACACCGGTGCCACGCAGCCTGCTGGACAAGATGGAAGATGTGGACGCTGTCCTGGTGACACCGGTGACATCCACCCTGAAGGATGCTGTGGCCACCGACTCGGTGACATCAGTGACACCTGCCCTGACGGCCGCTGCGGCCACCAGCCTGGTGGCATCAGTGACAGCGCCTGCCCTGGATGAGAGTAAGGCTGCGGCCATCGACCTGGGGACACCGGTGCCACCTGCCCCGATGGGCACCACGGACGCTGCCCCGGTGACCCCGAGCATGACGGACACCGCGGACACGGAGCCGGTGACACCGGTGACATCGACCTCCCAGCACAACACGGCCGCGGTGACCACCGAGGCGgcgccccccggccccccggcTGCCGTCCCCGCCCCGCGTCCCCCCGCCCGGGCCGTGTCCCCCGTGCcgctggcagcggggctggccCCGTCCCCCGAGTCCCCGgctgtccccccgtgtcccctggcACGGGCGGTGCTGTCGCAGCCCCCCGGGGATGTCCCCGAGGGCTCGGGGGACGCGGCCACCGCCCCGGCCGAGGCTTTGTCCCCGGAGCTGCCGGGCACGCCGAGCCCGGGAGAgcccgaggaggaggaggaggaggaggaggaggaagaggctgcGGCCCCCGCGCCCCCCTCGCCGCGGTTCACGGCCTCGGAGCGGGAGGTGTTTGTGgggacccccccggccccccccgAGCCGCTCCCACCACCCGGTGCCTTTttggggcgcggggccgggccgggtgTCACCGCCCCGCtccgggggtccccgggggtccTGCCCCCCGCCCCGCAGGAGCCCCCCGGCCACGCCGCGGGGGACCCCGATGCCAAAGTCCCCCCGAGTCCCCCTGCCGCGCCCCCCGAGCcgcaggaggacgaggaggccGTGGGGGGGGTCGCTCCCAGCCCCCCGCCCGCTGCGGGGGCTCAGCCGGGGCCCCCCcgccctgagccccccaaaccccgccAAGTGcctcccgccgccccggcccccggCCGGGAGCCCCCCCCGGGACCACCCCTCTCCAGGAAGCACCCCGAAG ggccgggggcgggccgggcgccCCCCCGGGGGTCTCTGCAGTCGGAGTCGAGCTCGTCCAGCGAGGCCGAGGCcccccggcgccccccggccccccaGCGCTGCCAGCCCAACCACCGAG GGTCCGGGAACGAGTCCGAGAGCAACGACGAGTCCATCCcggagctggaggagcccgAGGGCTCGGAGCTGCCCCccgcccagccccag GTGCCCCTCGGCCACGCGCTGGGCCCCGGCGAGGAGCCGCTCAGCAAAGCCAAGCAGAGCCGCAGCGAGAAGAAGGCCCGGAAG GCCATGTCCAAGCTGGGGCTGCGGCAGATCCACGGCGTCACCCGCATCACCATCCGCAAGTCCAAGAACATCCTCTTCGTCATCTCCAAACCCGACGTCTTCAAGAGCCCCGCCTCCGACATCTACATCGTTTTCGGGGAGGCCAAG ATCGAGGACCTGTCGCAGCAGGTGCACAAGGCGGCGGCCGAGAAGTTCAAGGTGCCCCTGGAGCCCTCGGCGCTGGTGCCCGACGCCGCCCCGGCCCTGGCCATCAAGGAGGagagcgaggaggaggaggag GTGGACGAGACGGGGCTGGAGGTGAGGGACATCGAGCTGGTGATGGCCCAGGCCAACGTGTCCCGGCCCAAGGCCGTGCGGGCCCTGCGGCACAACAACAATGACATCGTCAACGCCATCATG GAACTGACCATGTAG
- the TBRG4 gene encoding FAST kinase domain-containing protein 4: protein MAAQLLRRCRRLRLLPGPGLSTGPAEASIRSPGPGAEPGPSPGAGPRAEAEAEEERRLRERIRAAGSAQELLQLGRGPGLSSNVAALAIGRLAHVSRQQRLDCAGLHGDPRFQQLLAALDTQISQVWNAPLLQLLCSLPALGLARGGRPLRSVEQEVLWRLRRLPLRQLVRLAEQLAPQGPGGLLLPEVLRKLELRWTELDGTRPVVTLMAKVGHLSPALMERLEDKALELAEQFDPDELRRVALALALQQRRCVPLLRALCYHLLQKPAELPVPVLTDLLFAFSKLSFQQPQVLHRLALELQPHVGSLSPAQLLRCARSFASLRWLSRPLAEAMAQYCLDNTESLSLPQLCGVLVSFARLNFQPSCSEEFFSMVQQRLQGQEQQLDVHLLTDVVWSLCVLRRPRAPQLCQVLCPEFQARLRGDGSPRAPGSWLKLLHINATARLEAPGYRGPFLPPEALGGHGHGHGDAEKGTPLQRALREALPAALGGPDLVRCNVSTVYGWHIDAEAVLDGDNKPLPVRDFAAPHLSHSEGTKALPAGARRVAVLRWEPPQFSSPGRELLGRGSLARRHLRAAGFLLAEVPHHEFLELKLERQRVAYLKDKVAKVLASDTAGDTATDAAT from the exons AtggctgcacagctgctgcgccgctgccgccggctCCGGCTGCTGCCGGGGCCCGGCCTGAGCACCGGCCCGGCCGAGGCATCCATccggagccccggcccgggcgcggagcccggcccgagccccggcgcggggccgcgggccgAGGCCGAGGCCGAGGAGgagcggcggctgcgggagcggATCCGCGCCGCCGGCAGCgcgcaggagctgctgcagctgggccgCGGGCCCGGCCTCAGCAGCAACGTGGCGGCGCTGGCCATCGGGCGCCTGGCCCACGTCAGCCGCCAGCAGCGCCTGGACTGCGCCGGCCTGCACGGGGACCCCCgcttccagcagctgctggctgccctggacacgcag ATCTCTCAGGTGTGGAACGCgccgctgctgcagctcctgtgcagccTGCCGGCGCTGGGGctggcgcggggcgggcgcccGCTGCGCTCGGTGGAGCAGGAGGTGCTGTGGCGGCTGCGGCGCCTGCCCCTGCGGCAGCTGGTGCGGCTGGCCGAGCAGCTGGCACCGCAGGGCCCCGGCGGGCTCCTGCTGCCCGAGGTGCTGCGCAAGCTGGAGCTGCGCTGGACCGAGCTGGACGGCACCCGCCCCGTGGTGACGCTCATGGCCAAGGTGGGCCACCTGTCCCCCGCCCTGATGGAGCGCCTGGAGGACAAG gctctggagctggcCGAGCAGTTTGACCCCGACGAGCTGCGCCGCGTGGCGCTGGCGCTGGCGCTGCAGCAGCGCCGCTGCGTGCCCCTGCTGCGGGCGCTGTGCTACCACCTGCTGCAGAAACCCGCCGAGCTGCCCGTGCCCGTGCTCACCGACCTGCTCTTCGCCTTCA GTAAGCTGAGCTTCCAGCAGCCGCAGGTGCTGCACCGcctggccctggagctgcagcctcacGTGGGCAGCCTGAGCCCGGCCCAGCTGCTGCGCTGCGCCCGCTCCTTCGCCAGCCTGCGCTGGCTCAGCCGGCCCCTGGCCGAGGCCATGGCTCAG TACTGCCTGGACAACACGGAgagcctgtccctgccccagctctgcggGGTCCTCGTGTCCTTCGCCCGCCTCAacttccagcccagctgcagcgaGGAGTTCTTCTCCATG gtgcagcagaggctgcaggggcaggagcagcagctggacgTGCACCTGCTGACGGACGTGGTGTGGTCCCTGTGCGTCCtgcggcggccccgggcgccccagctgtgccaggtgctGTGCCCCGAGTTCCAGGCGCGCCTGCGAG GTGACGGCTCCCCGCGGGCACCGGGCTCGTGGCTGAAGCTGCTGCACATCAACGCCACGGCCCGGCTGGAGGCCCCGGGCTACCGGGGGCCCTTCCTGCCCCCCGAGGCGCTGGGGGGGCACGGCCACGGGCACGGGGACGCCGAGAAGGGCACCCCCCTGCAGCGGGCGCTGCGCGAGGCGCTGCCCGCGGCGCTGGGGGGCCCCGACCTCGTCCGCTGCAACGTCAGCACGGTGTACGGCTGGCACATCG ATGCCGAGGCGGTGCTGGACGGTGACAACAAACCCCTGCCCGTGAGGGACTTCGCTGCCCCCCACTTGTCCCACTCCGAGGGGACAAAGGCGCTGCCAGCGGGGGCCAGGAG gGTGGCCGTGCTGCGCTGGGAGCCGCCGCAGTTCAGCTCTCCGGGCCGGGAGCTGCTGGGCCGGGGCTCGCTGGCCCGAAGGCACCTGCGGGCAGCCGGCTTCCTGCTGGCCGAG GTGCCCCACCACGAGTTCCTGGAGCTGAAGCTGGAGCGGCAGCGCGTGGCCTACCTCAAGGACAAGGTGGCCAAGGTCCTGGCCAGTGACACGGCCGGTGACACGGCCACCGACGCGGCCACCTAA